A window of the Bradyrhizobium diazoefficiens genome harbors these coding sequences:
- a CDS encoding enoyl-CoA hydratase/isomerase family protein: MSSYKDIGVEKVGHVGTIEIRRPPLNFFDISLINQIADALDEFDRDIEIRASVLSAQGKAFCAGANFGDPARQAQEAREAEKKAKGDPADNLGPINHLYIQAVRIFRAKKPIVAAVQGAAIGGGLGLAVSADFRVTCPEARFSANFTKLGFHPGFGLTTTLPELIGKNNAELMFYTSRRVTGEEAYKWGLANVLVPQDQVKAEAMKLAGEIAECSPLGLLSTRATMRVGLADRVMAATNHELAEQTRLRATEDFKEGVKATEERRVANFRGR, encoded by the coding sequence ATGAGCTCTTACAAAGATATCGGCGTCGAGAAGGTCGGGCACGTCGGCACGATCGAGATCCGCAGGCCGCCGCTCAACTTCTTCGACATCTCGTTGATCAACCAGATCGCAGACGCGCTCGATGAGTTCGATCGCGACATCGAGATCCGCGCCTCCGTTCTCTCGGCGCAAGGCAAGGCGTTCTGCGCCGGCGCCAATTTCGGTGATCCGGCGCGGCAGGCGCAGGAAGCTCGGGAGGCCGAGAAAAAGGCAAAGGGCGACCCCGCCGATAATCTCGGCCCGATCAACCATCTCTACATCCAGGCCGTGCGCATCTTCCGCGCCAAGAAGCCGATCGTCGCGGCGGTGCAGGGCGCGGCCATCGGTGGCGGCCTTGGACTTGCCGTGTCGGCGGACTTCCGCGTCACCTGCCCCGAAGCGCGCTTCTCCGCGAACTTCACCAAACTCGGCTTCCATCCCGGCTTCGGCCTGACGACGACGCTGCCCGAGCTGATCGGCAAGAACAATGCCGAGCTGATGTTCTACACCAGCCGCCGCGTCACCGGCGAAGAAGCCTACAAGTGGGGCCTCGCCAACGTGCTGGTGCCGCAGGACCAGGTCAAGGCGGAGGCGATGAAGCTCGCCGGCGAGATCGCCGAATGCTCCCCGCTCGGCCTGCTCTCCACCCGCGCCACGATGCGCGTCGGCCTCGCCGATCGCGTGATGGCGGCGACCAATCACGAGCTCGCCGAGCAGACCCGCCTGCGCGCGACGGAAGATTTCAAGGAAGGCGTGAAGGCCACGGAAGAGCGACGTGTGGCGAATTTCAGGGGGCGGTAA
- a CDS encoding enoyl-CoA hydratase: MNDMVLQKLEGGLLTITMNRPERKNALNPEMVAGLVEAARRAADDPEVRAVLFKGAGGSFCVGGDVKSMAAGRAPLPFEVKMANLRRGMEVSRILHQMPKPVVAQLDGAAAGAGLSMALSCDLRVASESCKITTAFAKVGFSGDYGGTYFLTQLLGSARARELYLTSPVLTSKEAHAIGMVTKVVPDAEIDAAAHELALSLAQGPSIALGYIKRNINNAEHLPLEDCFDGEAIHHTRCSDTEDHKEAAKAFVEKRKPAFKGA; the protein is encoded by the coding sequence ATGAACGACATGGTCCTGCAGAAGCTCGAAGGCGGGCTGCTTACCATCACCATGAACCGTCCGGAGCGGAAGAACGCGCTCAATCCCGAGATGGTCGCCGGTCTGGTCGAGGCGGCGCGACGCGCGGCCGACGATCCCGAGGTGCGGGCGGTGCTGTTCAAGGGAGCCGGCGGTTCGTTCTGCGTCGGCGGCGATGTCAAGTCGATGGCGGCCGGTCGCGCGCCGCTGCCGTTCGAGGTGAAGATGGCGAACCTTCGCCGCGGCATGGAGGTCTCGCGCATCCTGCACCAGATGCCGAAGCCCGTGGTGGCGCAGCTCGATGGCGCCGCCGCCGGTGCCGGCCTCTCCATGGCGCTGTCGTGCGACCTGCGCGTTGCCTCCGAGTCCTGCAAGATCACGACCGCTTTCGCCAAGGTCGGTTTCTCCGGCGATTACGGCGGTACCTACTTTCTCACCCAGCTGCTCGGCAGCGCGCGGGCGCGTGAGCTCTATCTGACGTCGCCGGTGCTCACGTCCAAGGAAGCGCATGCGATCGGCATGGTGACCAAGGTCGTGCCCGATGCCGAGATCGACGCTGCCGCACATGAGCTGGCGCTATCGCTGGCGCAGGGCCCGTCGATCGCGCTCGGCTACATCAAGCGCAACATCAACAATGCCGAGCACCTGCCGCTGGAAGATTGCTTCGACGGTGAAGCCATCCATCACACTCGCTGCAGCGACACCGAGGATCACAAGGAGGCCGCGAAGGCTTTCGTCGAGAAGCGCAAGCCGGCCTTCAAGGGCGCATGA
- a CDS encoding ABC transporter substrate-binding protein — MKHILSGIFAAALALGANAAQAQDKPPLKIGGILDMSSLYADITGPGSETAAKMAVEDFGGEVLGRKIQVIAADHLNKADLSANLARDMLDNQGVEMIYDVAASATALAAGEIAKARNKIIMFNGPGSIRLTNEACGPYTIHYVFDTYGQANVTGLAAVKSGLDTWFFLTADYAFGQDLEKDTSAVVTKTGGKVLGSVRHPLNTSDFSSFLLQAQASKAKVIGLANAGGDTVNAIKQAAEFGITKGGQKVSPLLAFVSDIDSIGLETAQGLLLAEAFYWDLNDDTRAWSKRFMERTKRMPTSAQAGVYSSVMHYLKAVKAAGTTDAAAVIKVMKDTPINDFFAKNGKIREDGRMIHDMYLFEVKKPSESKGRWDDYKLVATVPGSEAFQSLEQSRCPLVKK, encoded by the coding sequence ATGAAGCATATTCTGTCGGGCATTTTTGCCGCCGCGTTGGCCCTCGGCGCGAATGCTGCGCAGGCCCAGGACAAGCCACCTCTGAAGATCGGCGGCATCCTCGACATGTCGAGCCTCTATGCCGACATCACTGGCCCCGGCAGCGAGACCGCGGCCAAGATGGCCGTGGAAGATTTCGGCGGAGAGGTGCTGGGGCGCAAGATCCAGGTGATCGCGGCCGACCATCTCAACAAAGCCGACCTGTCCGCCAACCTCGCCCGCGACATGCTCGACAATCAGGGCGTCGAAATGATCTACGACGTCGCGGCCTCCGCGACCGCGCTTGCCGCCGGCGAGATCGCGAAGGCGCGCAACAAGATCATCATGTTCAACGGTCCGGGCTCGATCCGTCTCACCAACGAAGCCTGCGGTCCCTACACCATCCACTATGTGTTCGACACCTACGGCCAGGCCAACGTGACCGGCCTTGCGGCCGTGAAGTCGGGCCTCGACACCTGGTTCTTCCTCACCGCCGACTATGCCTTCGGCCAGGACCTGGAGAAGGACACCAGCGCGGTCGTGACGAAGACCGGCGGCAAGGTGCTCGGCAGCGTGCGCCATCCGCTCAACACGTCGGACTTTTCATCGTTCCTGCTGCAGGCGCAGGCCTCGAAAGCCAAGGTGATCGGGCTCGCGAACGCCGGCGGCGACACCGTCAACGCCATCAAGCAGGCGGCCGAATTCGGCATCACCAAGGGCGGCCAGAAGGTTTCGCCGCTGCTCGCTTTCGTCTCAGACATCGACTCGATCGGTCTCGAGACCGCGCAGGGCCTGCTGCTGGCCGAAGCCTTCTACTGGGATCTCAATGACGACACCCGCGCGTGGTCGAAACGCTTCATGGAGCGCACCAAGCGGATGCCGACCTCGGCGCAGGCCGGCGTCTATTCCTCCGTCATGCATTATCTGAAGGCGGTGAAGGCGGCAGGCACGACCGATGCGGCCGCGGTCATCAAGGTGATGAAGGACACGCCGATCAACGACTTCTTCGCCAAGAACGGCAAGATCCGTGAGGACGGCCGCATGATCCACGACATGTACCTGTTCGAAGTCAAGAAGCCGTCGGAGTCCAAGGGCCGCTGGGACGACTACAAGCTGGTTGCCACCGTGCCCGGCAGCGAAGCGTTCCAGTCGCTGGAGCAGTCACGCTGCCCGCTGGTGAAGAAATGA
- a CDS encoding thermonuclease family protein produces the protein MAHKATSPGLMTQRLHLIIAFLVVVGRAAFAAPCQFETQGEGRVAGIVDARSVRLDDGREIRLTGIEATSTTKQALTSSLVGRDVTLRSTDDTPDRYGRQGALVFIGESDTSIQAVLLAQGDALVSAEIADKACATALISSEAEARRQKKGSWADPSAIKNAESPDDILAGIGRFMVVEGKVLSVRQAGAMTYLNFGRSWTRGFAATISKRNLPAFESAGMPLKSLENRRIRVRGWVEGTTGPRIDVLRVGQVELLGANEPIGVRP, from the coding sequence TTGGCACACAAAGCAACCTCTCCGGGTCTCATGACGCAACGGCTTCATCTCATCATCGCATTTCTTGTCGTCGTGGGTCGTGCGGCGTTCGCCGCACCGTGCCAGTTCGAAACGCAGGGCGAAGGCCGCGTTGCGGGAATCGTCGATGCGCGCAGTGTGCGTCTCGACGATGGCCGCGAGATCCGCCTCACCGGCATCGAGGCGACATCGACAACGAAGCAAGCGCTGACGTCGTCGCTGGTCGGCCGCGACGTGACGCTGCGCAGCACCGACGACACACCCGACCGCTACGGCCGCCAGGGCGCGCTGGTGTTCATCGGCGAAAGCGACACCTCGATACAGGCCGTGCTGCTCGCCCAAGGCGACGCCCTCGTGTCGGCCGAAATCGCGGACAAGGCGTGCGCCACCGCCTTGATATCGTCAGAGGCCGAGGCGAGGCGCCAAAAAAAGGGCAGCTGGGCTGACCCGTCGGCCATAAAAAACGCGGAAAGTCCGGACGATATTTTGGCCGGGATCGGGCGCTTTATGGTGGTCGAGGGCAAAGTCCTGTCGGTCCGGCAAGCTGGGGCAATGACCTACCTCAACTTCGGACGGAGCTGGACACGCGGCTTTGCGGCGACTATTTCAAAGCGCAATCTGCCGGCGTTTGAAAGCGCCGGAATGCCCCTTAAGTCCCTGGAAAATAGACGTATTCGTGTCCGGGGCTGGGTTGAGGGAACGACGGGGCCGCGTATCGATGTGCTCCGGGTGGGACAGGTCGAGTTGCTGGGCGCAAACGAGCCTATTGGGGTAAGGCCTTAA
- a CDS encoding M48 family metalloprotease, translated as MGRFQTAAAPPTVALPKPKPAVAQTPATEKEHERILASYGGTYDDPRLESLVSKTVDRLVAASDRPDQGYKVTILNSGAVNAFALPNGQLYVTRGLLALASDTSELSSVLSHEMAHVLSKHAAMREDQARQAAIVTRVVTDMSNDPDLTALALAKTKLTMASFSRNQEFEADGIGVGISAKAHFDPYGAARFLSAMERNAELKAGKSSLDPRAQDFTSSHPATPERVQNAQTIARQYTAPEGGERDRESYLAAIDNLVYGEDPSEGFVRGRRFLHPKLGFTFQAPDNFTLDNTAQAVIGVREGGSQAMRFDVVRVPAEQSLGDYLNSGWMEGVEKASTEDITINGFPAASATAKGDQWQFKVYALRFGSDVYRFIFATRQKSTESERNARETVNSFRRLTLEEIQAARPLRIKVITVQPGDTVESLSHRMAGIDHPAERFRVLNGLDRTAQVKVRDRVKIVTD; from the coding sequence ATGGGCCGGTTCCAGACCGCGGCGGCCCCCCCGACGGTCGCGTTGCCCAAGCCGAAGCCGGCCGTCGCCCAGACCCCCGCCACCGAGAAGGAGCACGAACGCATCCTGGCGAGCTATGGCGGCACCTATGACGACCCCAGGCTCGAATCACTGGTCAGCAAGACCGTCGACCGGCTCGTTGCCGCCTCCGACCGCCCCGACCAGGGCTACAAGGTCACCATCCTCAATTCCGGCGCCGTCAACGCCTTCGCGCTGCCGAACGGCCAGCTCTATGTCACCCGCGGCCTGCTTGCGCTCGCCAGTGACACCTCGGAATTGTCATCGGTGCTGAGCCACGAGATGGCGCATGTGCTGTCGAAGCACGCCGCAATGCGCGAGGACCAGGCGCGCCAGGCCGCGATCGTCACCCGTGTCGTCACCGACATGAGCAACGATCCCGATCTCACCGCGCTCGCACTCGCCAAGACCAAGCTCACCATGGCGAGCTTTTCGCGCAATCAGGAGTTCGAGGCCGACGGCATCGGCGTCGGCATCTCGGCCAAGGCGCATTTCGACCCGTATGGTGCTGCGCGTTTCCTCTCGGCGATGGAGCGCAATGCCGAGCTGAAGGCCGGCAAGAGCTCGCTCGATCCGCGCGCGCAGGATTTCACCTCGTCGCATCCGGCCACGCCCGAGCGGGTGCAGAATGCGCAGACCATCGCGCGGCAATATACGGCGCCCGAAGGCGGCGAGCGCGACCGCGAGAGTTATCTCGCCGCGATCGACAACCTCGTCTATGGCGAGGACCCCAGCGAAGGCTTTGTCCGCGGCCGGCGTTTCCTGCATCCAAAACTCGGCTTCACCTTCCAGGCGCCGGATAATTTCACGCTCGACAACACCGCGCAGGCTGTGATCGGCGTGCGCGAGGGCGGCTCGCAGGCAATGCGCTTCGACGTCGTGCGCGTGCCGGCCGAGCAGTCGCTCGGCGACTACCTCAATTCCGGCTGGATGGAAGGCGTCGAGAAGGCGTCCACCGAAGACATCACCATCAACGGCTTTCCGGCCGCGTCCGCCACCGCCAAGGGCGACCAGTGGCAGTTCAAGGTCTATGCGCTGCGCTTCGGCAGCGACGTCTATCGCTTCATCTTCGCCACGCGGCAGAAGTCGACCGAGAGCGAGCGCAATGCGCGCGAGACCGTCAATTCATTCCGCCGCCTGACCCTCGAAGAGATCCAGGCCGCGCGTCCGCTGCGCATCAAGGTCATCACCGTGCAGCCCGGCGACACCGTGGAATCGCTGTCCCACCGCATGGCCGGCATCGATCACCCGGCCGAACGATTTCGCGTGCTGAACGGCCTCGATCGCACCGCGCAGGTGAAGGTGCGTGACCGCGTAAAGATCGTGACGGATTGA
- a CDS encoding c-type cytochrome: MNVRSNSVLPRSTTSPALAAIAIALLCAAGPAGATGNVARGQTLYKGCADCHSIAENGVGPMHKGVVGRKAGTVPGYDYSPDLKSSGIVWTEENLDKWLTGPQAMVPETKMFFDVPDAQDRADIIAFLKEKAK; the protein is encoded by the coding sequence ATGAACGTCCGGTCGAATTCCGTCCTCCCGCGCAGCACGACAAGCCCGGCTCTCGCCGCTATCGCGATTGCGCTTCTCTGCGCAGCCGGCCCCGCCGGCGCGACCGGCAATGTCGCGCGCGGGCAGACGCTCTACAAGGGCTGCGCGGACTGTCACTCGATCGCCGAGAACGGCGTCGGCCCGATGCACAAGGGCGTGGTCGGGCGCAAGGCGGGCACTGTTCCCGGCTACGACTACTCGCCCGATCTGAAGAGCTCGGGGATTGTCTGGACCGAGGAGAATCTCGACAAATGGCTGACCGGACCGCAGGCCATGGTCCCGGAAACCAAGATGTTCTTTGATGTGCCGGATGCGCAGGATCGCGCCGATATCATCGCGTTTTTGAAGGAAAAGGCGAAGTAG
- a CDS encoding MFS transporter, translating into MATAQTPAMADLHSGEHGHDQASPGEIAIGVIIGRTSEFFDFFVYAIASVIVFPRLVFPFTSELTGTLYSFMIFALAFIARPIGTVIFMTVDREYGKTAKLVSALFLLGTATVALAFLPGYHDIGVAAIWLLALARIAQGLAWGGAWDGMASLLALNAPSSKRGWYAMVPQLGAPLGLIVASALFAYFAGNLSADDFFDWGWRYPFFVAFAINVVALFARLRMVTTEEYASLFETRELQPSRISDTVAREGHNIMLGAFAPLASFALFHMVTVFPLSWVFLFTRESPVRFLIIEIVAAVFGVAAIVASGVIADRVGRKSLLMGSAIAIAIYSGFAPQLLDAGAFGETIYMVIGFILLGLSFGQSSGAIASNFKQMYRYTASALTSDMAWLFGAGFAPLVALLLATNLGVIASGAYLLSGAFWTLLALWLSGQREVGDMDAGESST; encoded by the coding sequence ATGGCGACGGCACAGACCCCCGCAATGGCAGACCTCCACTCGGGCGAGCATGGCCACGACCAGGCCAGTCCCGGTGAGATCGCCATCGGCGTCATCATCGGCCGCACCTCGGAGTTCTTCGACTTCTTCGTCTACGCGATCGCCTCGGTGATCGTGTTCCCGCGCCTGGTATTCCCGTTCACGAGCGAGCTGACCGGCACGCTCTATTCCTTCATGATCTTCGCGCTGGCCTTCATCGCCCGGCCGATCGGAACCGTCATTTTCATGACGGTCGACCGCGAGTACGGCAAGACGGCCAAGCTGGTCTCGGCGCTGTTCCTGCTCGGCACCGCCACCGTGGCGCTCGCGTTCCTGCCTGGCTATCACGACATCGGCGTCGCCGCGATCTGGCTGCTGGCACTGGCGCGTATTGCGCAGGGTCTGGCCTGGGGTGGTGCCTGGGACGGGATGGCCTCGCTGCTGGCGCTGAACGCGCCGTCTTCCAAGCGCGGCTGGTACGCGATGGTGCCGCAACTCGGCGCACCCCTCGGGCTGATCGTGGCGAGTGCGCTGTTCGCCTATTTCGCCGGCAACCTCTCGGCCGACGATTTCTTCGACTGGGGCTGGCGCTATCCGTTCTTCGTCGCCTTCGCCATCAACGTCGTGGCGCTGTTCGCGCGCCTGCGCATGGTGACGACCGAGGAATACGCATCGCTGTTCGAAACCCGCGAACTGCAGCCCTCGCGCATCTCCGACACGGTTGCGCGCGAAGGCCACAACATCATGCTCGGTGCGTTCGCGCCGCTCGCAAGCTTCGCGCTGTTCCACATGGTCACGGTGTTTCCGCTGTCCTGGGTGTTCCTGTTCACCCGCGAAAGCCCGGTGCGCTTCCTCATCATCGAGATCGTCGCCGCCGTGTTCGGCGTCGCCGCGATCGTGGCCTCCGGCGTCATCGCCGACCGGGTCGGCCGCAAGTCGCTGCTGATGGGATCGGCGATCGCGATCGCGATCTACAGCGGCTTCGCCCCGCAGTTGCTCGACGCCGGTGCATTCGGCGAGACCATCTACATGGTGATCGGCTTCATCCTGCTCGGTCTGTCCTTTGGCCAGTCGTCGGGCGCGATCGCCTCGAACTTCAAGCAGATGTATCGCTACACGGCATCCGCGCTGACCTCGGATATGGCCTGGCTGTTCGGCGCCGGATTCGCTCCGCTGGTCGCGCTGCTGCTCGCCACCAATCTCGGCGTCATCGCCTCGGGTGCCTATCTGCTCTCCGGCGCGTTCTGGACCCTGCTCGCGCTCTGGCTCAGCGGCCAGCGCGAGGTGGGTGACATGGACGCGGGCGAATCGTCGACCTGA
- the cyoA gene encoding ubiquinol oxidase subunit II: MSRLKILALLPLAAALSGCNYVVLAPAGDIAAQQRDLVIISTVLMLLIVVPVMVLTVLFAWRYRQSNTSARYEPDWDHSTKLELVIWSAPLLIIVCLGALTWMGTHLLDPYRNIGRIHAERAVDQSKAPLDVDVVALDWKWLFIYPDYGIATVNELAAPVDRPINFHITASSVMNSFYIPALAGQIYAMPGMETSLHAVINHAGTYKGFSANYSGAGFSGMHFNFQGLDDKGFDAWIAQAKSAGGSLGRAEYLQLEKPSENEPVRRWGTVDADLYRLILNMCVETGKMCQSEMMAIDAKGGLGHEGLNNILPLAYDKYARRGTALGPEPTFVAGTCTPDAPQGQTTAAIKAPLDTAPLLGAGLKRPTFAPLKSSSFFLGQRPKSDS, encoded by the coding sequence GTGTCCCGTCTCAAGATCCTGGCGCTGCTACCCCTGGCAGCTGCGCTCAGCGGCTGCAACTACGTCGTGCTGGCGCCAGCCGGCGATATCGCGGCGCAACAGCGCGACCTCGTCATCATCTCCACCGTCCTGATGCTCCTGATCGTCGTCCCCGTGATGGTGCTGACAGTGCTGTTCGCCTGGCGCTACCGCCAGTCCAACACCTCGGCCCGGTACGAGCCGGATTGGGACCACTCGACCAAGCTCGAGCTGGTGATCTGGTCGGCGCCGCTTCTGATCATCGTCTGCCTGGGCGCACTGACCTGGATGGGCACGCATCTGCTCGATCCCTATCGCAACATCGGCCGCATCCATGCGGAACGCGCCGTGGATCAGTCCAAGGCTCCGCTCGACGTCGATGTCGTCGCGCTCGACTGGAAGTGGCTCTTTATCTACCCCGACTACGGCATCGCCACCGTCAACGAGCTCGCCGCGCCGGTGGACCGCCCGATCAACTTCCACATCACCGCCTCCTCGGTGATGAACTCGTTCTACATCCCCGCACTCGCCGGACAGATCTACGCGATGCCGGGCATGGAGACGTCGCTCCATGCCGTGATCAACCACGCCGGTACCTACAAGGGCTTTTCGGCGAACTATAGCGGCGCCGGCTTCTCCGGCATGCACTTCAACTTCCAGGGCCTCGACGACAAGGGCTTTGACGCCTGGATCGCGCAGGCCAAATCAGCCGGCGGCTCGCTCGGCCGCGCCGAATATCTTCAGCTCGAGAAACCGAGCGAGAACGAGCCGGTGCGCCGCTGGGGCACGGTCGATGCCGATCTCTACCGCCTGATCCTCAACATGTGCGTCGAGACCGGCAAGATGTGCCAGAGCGAGATGATGGCGATCGACGCCAAGGGCGGTCTCGGCCATGAGGGCCTGAACAACATCCTGCCGCTGGCCTACGACAAGTACGCACGCCGTGGCACCGCCCTCGGGCCCGAGCCGACCTTCGTCGCCGGCACCTGCACGCCGGATGCGCCGCAGGGCCAGACGACGGCCGCGATCAAGGCGCCGCTCGACACCGCGCCACTCCTCGGTGCCGGCCTGAAGCGGCCGACTTTCGCGCCGCTGAAGTCCTCGTCCTTCTTCCTCGGACAACGTCCCAAGTCAGACTCCTGA
- the cyoB gene encoding cytochrome o ubiquinol oxidase subunit I, with protein MSPDLLKLIFGRLGIDSLPLHEPILVGTFVMVALGGVTLLAGLTYFRLWGYLWREWFTTVDHKRIGIMYMILGIVMLLRGFADALMMRAQQALAFNGSEGFLPAHHYDQVFTAHGVIMIFFVAMPLVTGLMNYVVPLQIGARDVSFPFLNNFSFWMTVGGAVLVMASLFIGEFARTGWLAYPPLSNIGYSPDVGVDYYIWALQVAGVGTTLSGINLICTIVKLRCPGMTMMKMPVFTWTALCTNILIVASFPVLTVVLALLSLDRYVGTNFFTNDFGGSPMMYVNLIWIWGHPEVYILVLPAFGIFSEVTSTFSGKRLFGYTSMVYATVVITILSYLVWLHHFFTMGSGASVNSFFGITTMIISIPTGAKMFNWLFTMYRGRIRFELPMLWTIAFMLTFVLGGMTGVLLAVPPADFVLHNSLFLIAHFHNVIIGGVVFGAFAGINYWFPKAFGFKLDPFWGKLSFWFWVTGFYMAFMPLYVLGLMGVTRRLRVFDDPSLQIWFVIAAIGAGLVFLGILSMLMQFAVSFLKREQLKDVTGDPWDARTLEWATSSPPPDYNFAFTPVVHDNDAWWDMKKRGYQRPLTGFKPIHMPSSTGTGVILAGFATAMGFGLIWYIWWLAAASFIAMLAVGIGHTFNYHRDFDIPADDVIRTEDARTKLLAGAK; from the coding sequence ATGTCTCCTGATCTTCTCAAGCTCATCTTCGGCCGTCTCGGCATCGATTCGCTGCCGCTGCACGAGCCGATCCTGGTCGGCACCTTCGTGATGGTCGCGCTCGGCGGCGTCACGCTGCTCGCCGGCCTCACCTATTTCCGCCTCTGGGGCTACCTGTGGCGCGAGTGGTTCACCACCGTCGACCACAAGCGTATCGGCATCATGTACATGATCCTCGGCATCGTGATGCTGCTGCGCGGGTTCGCCGACGCGCTGATGATGCGTGCGCAGCAGGCGCTCGCGTTCAACGGTTCCGAAGGGTTCCTTCCCGCCCATCACTACGACCAGGTCTTCACCGCCCATGGCGTGATCATGATCTTCTTCGTGGCGATGCCGCTGGTCACGGGCCTGATGAACTACGTGGTGCCGCTGCAGATCGGCGCGCGCGACGTCTCGTTCCCGTTCCTGAACAATTTCAGCTTCTGGATGACGGTCGGCGGCGCGGTGCTGGTGATGGCCTCGCTGTTCATCGGCGAATTCGCCCGCACCGGCTGGCTGGCTTATCCGCCGCTGTCGAACATCGGCTACAGTCCTGATGTCGGCGTCGACTATTACATCTGGGCGCTGCAGGTCGCCGGCGTCGGCACGACACTTTCCGGCATCAACCTGATCTGCACCATCGTCAAGCTGCGCTGCCCCGGCATGACCATGATGAAGATGCCGGTGTTCACCTGGACCGCGCTCTGCACCAACATCCTGATCGTCGCCTCCTTCCCCGTCCTGACCGTGGTGCTCGCGCTGCTCTCGCTCGATCGCTACGTCGGCACCAACTTCTTCACGAACGATTTCGGCGGCAGTCCGATGATGTACGTGAACCTGATCTGGATCTGGGGCCATCCCGAGGTCTACATCCTGGTTCTCCCCGCCTTCGGCATCTTCTCGGAGGTGACCTCGACCTTCTCCGGCAAGCGGCTGTTCGGCTACACCTCGATGGTCTACGCCACGGTGGTCATCACCATCCTGTCGTACCTGGTCTGGCTGCACCACTTCTTCACGATGGGCTCGGGCGCCAGCGTCAACTCGTTCTTCGGCATCACCACAATGATCATCTCGATCCCGACGGGCGCGAAGATGTTCAACTGGCTGTTCACGATGTATCGCGGCCGTATCCGCTTCGAGCTGCCGATGCTGTGGACGATCGCCTTCATGTTGACCTTCGTGCTCGGCGGCATGACCGGCGTGCTGCTCGCAGTGCCGCCGGCCGACTTCGTCCTGCACAACAGCCTGTTCCTGATCGCGCACTTCCACAACGTGATCATCGGCGGCGTGGTGTTCGGCGCGTTCGCCGGCATCAACTACTGGTTCCCGAAGGCCTTCGGCTTCAAGCTCGATCCGTTCTGGGGCAAGCTGTCGTTCTGGTTCTGGGTCACCGGTTTCTACATGGCCTTCATGCCGCTCTACGTGCTCGGCCTGATGGGCGTGACCCGCCGCCTGCGCGTGTTCGACGATCCCTCGCTCCAGATCTGGTTCGTCATCGCCGCGATCGGCGCCGGCCTCGTCTTCCTCGGCATTCTCAGCATGCTGATGCAGTTCGCGGTCTCCTTCCTCAAGCGCGAGCAGCTCAAGGACGTCACCGGCGATCCCTGGGACGCCCGCACGCTGGAATGGGCAACCTCCTCCCCGCCGCCGGACTACAACTTCGCCTTCACGCCCGTCGTTCACGACAATGACGCGTGGTGGGACATGAAGAAGCGCGGCTACCAGCGTCCGCTCACCGGCTTCAAGCCGATCCACATGCCCAGCAGCACCGGCACCGGCGTCATCCTCGCCGGCTTCGCCACCGCGATGGGATTCGGCCTGATCTGGTACATCTGGTGGCTGGCGGCCGCGAGCTTCATCGCGATGCTCGCCGTCGGGATCGGTCACACCTTTAACTATCACCGTGACTTCGACATTCCGGCCGACGACGTCATCCGGACCGAGGACGCGCGCACCAAACTGCTCGCCGGAGCCAAGTAA
- the cyoC gene encoding cytochrome o ubiquinol oxidase subunit III → MTVAVNPTQTGEPVFYLADEHPHPEGYSTSLGFWIYLMSDCLIFAMLFAAFGVLGANYAAGPAPKDLFDLNLVAVNTSMLLLSSITYGFAMLTMQQNKIAQTQMWLLITGLFGVAFISIELTEFAHMIHEGATPQRSAFLSAFFTLVGTHGLHVSCGLIWLVTLMVQVWRFGLIEANRRRLMCLSMFWHFLDVVWIGVFTFVYLLGVLR, encoded by the coding sequence ATGACTGTCGCCGTCAATCCCACTCAAACCGGCGAGCCGGTCTTCTATCTCGCCGACGAACATCCGCATCCGGAAGGCTACAGCACCTCGCTCGGCTTCTGGATCTACCTGATGAGCGACTGCCTCATCTTCGCGATGCTGTTCGCCGCCTTCGGCGTCCTCGGCGCCAACTACGCCGCCGGGCCCGCACCGAAGGACCTGTTCGACCTCAATCTGGTCGCGGTGAACACCTCGATGCTGCTGCTGTCGTCGATCACCTATGGTTTTGCGATGCTGACGATGCAGCAGAACAAGATCGCCCAGACGCAGATGTGGCTCCTGATCACCGGCCTGTTCGGCGTCGCCTTCATCAGCATCGAGCTCACCGAGTTCGCCCACATGATCCATGAAGGCGCCACGCCGCAGCGCAGCGCCTTCCTGTCCGCCTTCTTCACCCTGGTCGGCACCCACGGCCTGCACGTCAGTTGCGGCCTGATCTGGCTGGTGACGCTGATGGTGCAGGTCTGGCGTTTCGGCCTGATCGAGGCCAACCGCCGTCGCCTGATGTGCCTGTCGATGTTCTGGCACTTCCTCGACGTGGTCTGGATCGGCGTCTTCACCTTCGTCTATCTCCTGGGAGTTCTGCGATGA